The following coding sequences are from one Oncorhynchus nerka isolate Pitt River linkage group LG6, Oner_Uvic_2.0, whole genome shotgun sequence window:
- the neurog1 gene encoding neurogenin-1, which yields MCTAMETVYSDMDSSSCDYFTHDDEDSCSSMHASSPSSSIGKPASPASDSQGPCATDMGQKKRRRGRARNEATVHVVKKNRRVKANDRERNRMHSLNDALETLRTVLPAFPDDSKLTKIETLRFAHNYIWALSETIRIADIEQRQNKSRADASLLLPSPCVIDAPSPGSDACSWSSSASSSSSSPSYCTSSPSSPATHDDYGCFQTDVLQYSYHNFVPGMSY from the coding sequence ATGTGCACCGCAATGGAGACCGTTTACTCTGACATGGACAGTTCGAGCTGCGACTACTTTACGCACGATGACGAAGACTCGTGCAGCAGCATGCACGCTTCCTCCCCGTCATCCTCGATCGGCAAGCCCGCCTCCCCGGCCAGCGACAGTCAGGGCCCGTGCGCTACCGATATGGGACAGAAGAAGAGACGCAGAGGCAGAGCGAGGAATGAAGCCACCGTGCACGTGGTCAAGAAGAACCGGCGCGTAAAGGCAAACGACCGCGAGAGAAACAGAATGCACAGCCTGAATGACGCTTTGGAGACCCTCCGGACCGTTCTACCGGCGTTCCCCGATGACAGCAAACTCACCAAGATCGAGACTCTGCGCTTCGCTCACAACTACATCTGGGCGCTCTCCGAGACCATACGCATCGCGGACATTGAACAGCGCCAAAACAAATCACGGGCTGATGCGTCTCTCTTGCTTCCCAGCCCGTGCGTGATTGACGCCCCGAGTCCGGGCAGTGATGCGTGCTCCTGGAGCTCCAGcgcgtcctcctcttcctcctctccgtcTTATTGCACTTCAAGCCCCAGCAGCCCAGCCACCCATGATGACTATGGATGTTTCCAGACTGATGTTCTACAGTACAGCTATCACAACTTTGTACCAGGCATGTCCTACTAA